The DNA window TCGGTCTCGGCGACCAGCGTGCAGGCGCCGACCGGTGCCGGCATTGCCGCGGCGCGCGCGGCGTGGAGGGTCTGGTCGGCATAGGCGCCTGGCCACGGCGGGGCGGGACCGGCGAGGACACGGACCGCGAAGGGCGCGAACCGGCGCCATTCGGCGCGGATCGCCGCGCACGCCGCGGCGACGTCGAAATCGTGGCTCCACGCGAGCAGGTCGACGAAGGGCCGAGCGCCGTCGCCGCCGTAGAAGCGAATCCTTGCGAGAAGATCGCATCGGCCGACACGCAGCACCCGCGGGGCATAGGCGAGGGCCGGCGCATCGAAGCGTGCGAAATGCGCACGGAACCGCGCCGCAAATCCGGGGTCGGCGACGTCGGCAAGCCGGCGCGACAGCCAGCTGTCGAGCGCGGCTGCGGCGGCGTCGGGCCCGATCAGGCCGGCCAGTGTCGGCCGATAGGCGTCGACCGAGGTGAATCGGGCCGGCTGCGGCTCGTCGCGGCGCATCGGCTCACATCCGCAGCTGTAACGAGGATCCGGGACCGGGCAAGGCGGTCAGAGTCCGGCGACGCTGCCGAGCTCGCGGCGCGCCATGGCACGGAAGGCGCTCGGGCTGCGATAGCCCAGCGCCGCGGCGATGCGGGCGGGCGGTTCGCCGCGCGCGGCGCGTTCCTGCGCCTGTAGCAGGCGAAGCCGACGCCGCCAGGCGGCGAAGCTGAGGCCGGTCTCGGCGCGAAACAGGCGGGTCAGCGTGCGCCGGCTGAGCCCGGCACGGTCGGCCCAGCCGTCGATGTCGAGCGCCGAGTCGGGCTCGGCGGCCAGCGCCTGGCACAGCCGGGCGAGCCGGCGGTCGCGCGGCAGCGGCAGCTCGAACGGCGTCGCGGCGGCGCGTGCGATCTCGTCCAGCGCCAGCGCGGCGAGGTGGCCGCCGCGGCCGGCCGCGTCGTAGAGCGGCGGCTCCTCGCGCAGTGCCAGCAGGGTGGCGCGCAGCAGGTCGGAGACCGCGATCACCCGGCAGCCGGTCGGCAGGTCCGGGCGCGCGTCCGTCGCGACATAGGCGGACCGCATGCGCACGCCGTCGTGGATGACGGTGTCGTGCGCGATCCCGGCGGGAATCCACAGCGCGTGGCCGGCCGGAACGAACCAGGTGCCGACCCGGGTCTCCGCGGTCATCAGCCCCTCGATGGCATAGAGCAGCTGGTGGCGGGGATGGCTGTGCCAGCCGGTGCGCCCGCCGGTGCGGTAGTCGCGCGACAGCAGCGCGATCGGGCGCGGGATGCTCTGCTGTTCGGCGGCGTGGTCGGTGACGAGGAAGGTGTCGGTCAGCATCGCCGCTGGCTCCGGGTTGGCCCGATCGATGACAAATCTGGCCCGACGCGGCAATCGGGTCAATGCTAGGCTGCCGCCGCAATCCGGAGACCGACGCTTTCATGGCCGCACCCGACTACGCCCGCCGCACCATCGCCTTTGTCAATCTGGCACACGGGCTGGACCACTTCGTGCTGCTGATCTTCCCGACCGCGGTGCTGGCGATCGCCGCGGCCTGGGACATGGCCTATGGCGACCTGATCGGGCTCGCCACCGGCGCTTTCGTGGCGTTCGGTCTGTTCTCGCTGCCGGTCGGCTGGATGGCCGACCGGGTCGGCCGGCGCACCATGCTGGCCGCCTTTTACCTCGGCTGCGGCGCCTGCTGCCTGGGCCTGGCGACCGCGACCGGCGAGACCGGGCTCGCGATCTGGCTGCTGGCGCTGGGCGCCTTCACCGCGATCTACCATCCGGTCGGCTCGGCGCTGCTGGTCAGCAACACCCGCCGCCTCGGCCGCGACCTCGGCATCAACGGGGTCTGGGGCAACATCGGCGCGGCCAGCGCCTCCGGCGTCACCGCGTGGCTCGCCGCCACCTTCGGCTGGCAGGCCGGCTTCGTGGTGCCCGGCGCCGTCTGCCTCGTCGCCGGTCTCGCCTTCCTGGCGCTGGTGCCGCGGACCGATGCGGCGGTCAGCACCCGCGGCGGCCGGCCGCAGCCGGCGCCGATCCCGGTCGCGCGGCCGCTGCTGCTGGCCGGGCTGTTTGGCCTGGCCATCGTCGCCGGCGGCTTCACCTTCAACATCACCTCGGTGTCGCTGCCGAAGGTGATCGACGAGCGGCTCGGCTTCCCGCTCGACCTGGAGATGGTCGGCTCGCTGACCACCGCGGTGTTTCTGTGCGGCGCGGTCGCCCAGTTCGCCATCGGCCGGCTGATCGACCGCAGCGCGCTGCCGCCGCTGTTCGCCGGCATCGCCGCCTGCCAGGCCGCCGGCCTGGTGATCGCGGCGCTGACCACCGGCATCGCGATGCTGGCCGGGCTGGTCGTGACGCTGGCGGCGATCTATGCCCAGGTGGTGGTCAACGACGCCATGGTCGCCCGCTACGTGCCGGCCGAGAAGCGGTCGCGCGCCTATGGCATCCGCTATTTTTTCGGCTTCACCACCGCCGGCTTCGCGGTGCCGATGATCGCGGTGATGCACGAGGCGGCCGGCTTCGAACTGGTGCTCGGCGTCGCCGCCGCCTTTGCCGGCGTGATCTTCCTGTCGGCGCTGTCGTTCCTGCTGGTCGGCGGCCGCGGCATGCGGCCGGTGCCGGTGGCGGCGGAATAGCGGCCGCGATCGAAGTCTTGCCCCGGCGCGCCCGCTGCGCCACTGTCGGGCGCGGCGGGCCGGGGGAGGTCCGCCCATTCATCGCCGGCAAGAAACGCATCGGAGGGAACGGCATGGCCGCGGACCTGACTGCATCGAGGAAACTGGGGCGGACCGCGCTGACCGTGGCGCCGATCTGCTTCGGCACCTCGGGCCTGGGCAACATGCCCAACACCTATGGCTACGAGGTCGATATCGAGCGGGCGCGCGCGACCGTGCGGCAGATCTTCGACGGGCCCGGCAGCTTCCTCGACACCTCGCGCAACTATGCCGAGGCGGAGGACCGGGTCGGCGACGTGATCCGCGAGCGCGGCGGCATCCCGGCCGGCTTCGTGGTCTCGACCAAGCTCGACCGCGACATGCAGACCAACGCCTTCGACGGCGACCGCGCCCGCCGCTCGATCGAGGAGAGCCTGCGCAAGCTCAACCTAGACCGGGTCCAGCTGCTGCATCTGCACGACCCGGAATATGTGCCTGACATGAACCAGGTCACCGGGCCGGGCGGTTCGCTGGAGGCCTTGTTCCGGATGAAGGAGGAGGGGCTGTGCGATGCGGTCGGGCTGGCCGCCGGCCGGGTCGACGTGATGATGCCGCTGTTGCGCGACTGGCCGTTCGACGCGCTGATCAGCCACAACCGTTTCACTCTGGTCAATCGCAACGCCGACGCGATGTTCGACCTGGCCCACGAAAAGGGCATCGCCGTGCTGAACGCGGCGCCGTTCGCCAGCGGCGTGCTGGCCAAGGGCACGGCGAACTACAAGCGCTACGTCTACCAGCCGGCGAGCGAGGCGACGCTGGAGCCGGTCAAGCGGGTGGAGGCGATCTGCGCCCGCCACGGCGTGCCGGCCGGCGCCGCCGCGCTGCAGTTCTCGATGCGCGACCCGCGGGTGACCTCGACCATCGTCGGGGTCAGCAAGCCGGAGCGCGTCGCCCAGGCCTGGGAATGGGCACGCTGGCCGATCGGCGACGAGGTCTGGGCGGAGCTGGCCCAGGTCCCGGCCACCGGCGACGACCCGGAAGCGAGCCGCGACTACAAGCCGGGCTGAGCCTGCGCGGGCGCGGCGGGCTCGATTTCCGCCACATTGCGCGTGAACGCTGCCCGCCCATGAACACGCACCCGGTCCTGGAGCACGGTTGCGCCGCGTGGCTGCGTGCGGCCGTCCTGGCGCTGGCAATGGCGGCCTCGACACACGGGCGCGCGGCGCTGGCGCAGTCGCCGCCGGTGCTGGCCCCGTCTGCCACCGTCATCCTCGGCGAAGGCCCCTATCCGCTGCAGCAGCAGACCTATGCCCTGGCCGCGGACGTCGGGCGCGTCGCCACCATCGGCACCCGCGGCATTCTCCTGTGGGACGGCGGCGGACGGCTGTTGGCGGCACTCGAAGACGGCGGGAACCGCCGCTTCGAGTGGTACAGCGCCGTGGCGGCCAGTGCCGGCGGGCGCCATGTCGCCGTCGGACTGCGCGACGGACGGATTGCCCTGTGGGACAGGCCGTCCGCCGGTGCCGCCCCGCGGCTGCTGGAGGGTCACGGCGACCGTGTCACCGCCATCGCCTTTCTCGGCGACAGCGGCGTGATGACCAGCGGCGGCGGCGACGGCAGCCTCGTCTTCTGGGTGGACGGCAACCCGGCGCTGGCGTTGGCGGGGCACGACCATGCGGTCACCGCGCTGGCGCTCAGCGCCGACGGCCGCTGGCTCGCCAGCGGCGACGACGGCGGCACCGTGCTGGTCTGGGAAGCCGGCGCGCTGCGGTACCGG is part of the Alphaproteobacteria bacterium genome and encodes:
- a CDS encoding helix-turn-helix transcriptional regulator; translation: MLTDTFLVTDHAAEQQSIPRPIALLSRDYRTGGRTGWHSHPRHQLLYAIEGLMTAETRVGTWFVPAGHALWIPAGIAHDTVIHDGVRMRSAYVATDARPDLPTGCRVIAVSDLLRATLLALREEPPLYDAAGRGGHLAALALDEIARAAATPFELPLPRDRRLARLCQALAAEPDSALDIDGWADRAGLSRRTLTRLFRAETGLSFAAWRRRLRLLQAQERAARGEPPARIAAALGYRSPSAFRAMARRELGSVAGL
- a CDS encoding aldo/keto reductase: MAADLTASRKLGRTALTVAPICFGTSGLGNMPNTYGYEVDIERARATVRQIFDGPGSFLDTSRNYAEAEDRVGDVIRERGGIPAGFVVSTKLDRDMQTNAFDGDRARRSIEESLRKLNLDRVQLLHLHDPEYVPDMNQVTGPGGSLEALFRMKEEGLCDAVGLAAGRVDVMMPLLRDWPFDALISHNRFTLVNRNADAMFDLAHEKGIAVLNAAPFASGVLAKGTANYKRYVYQPASEATLEPVKRVEAICARHGVPAGAAALQFSMRDPRVTSTIVGVSKPERVAQAWEWARWPIGDEVWAELAQVPATGDDPEASRDYKPG
- a CDS encoding MFS transporter, which translates into the protein MAAPDYARRTIAFVNLAHGLDHFVLLIFPTAVLAIAAAWDMAYGDLIGLATGAFVAFGLFSLPVGWMADRVGRRTMLAAFYLGCGACCLGLATATGETGLAIWLLALGAFTAIYHPVGSALLVSNTRRLGRDLGINGVWGNIGAASASGVTAWLAATFGWQAGFVVPGAVCLVAGLAFLALVPRTDAAVSTRGGRPQPAPIPVARPLLLAGLFGLAIVAGGFTFNITSVSLPKVIDERLGFPLDLEMVGSLTTAVFLCGAVAQFAIGRLIDRSALPPLFAGIAACQAAGLVIAALTTGIAMLAGLVVTLAAIYAQVVVNDAMVARYVPAEKRSRAYGIRYFFGFTTAGFAVPMIAVMHEAAGFELVLGVAAAFAGVIFLSALSFLLVGGRGMRPVPVAAE
- a CDS encoding WD40 repeat domain-containing protein; translated protein: MNTHPVLEHGCAAWLRAAVLALAMAASTHGRAALAQSPPVLAPSATVILGEGPYPLQQQTYALAADVGRVATIGTRGILLWDGGGRLLAALEDGGNRRFEWYSAVAASAGGRHVAVGLRDGRIALWDRPSAGAAPRLLEGHGDRVTAIAFLGDSGVMTSGGGDGSLVFWVDGNPALALAGHDHAVTALALSADGRWLASGDDGGTVLVWEAGALRYRLQAHAEAVYALAFSPDARWLASGGRDARLLAWDMADGRALATIHDGAGAAPLARSPVYAVSVSPDGAWLAFGGMRGEIGLWEVATGRARAILLGRDQNGYPIAALGFSSDGTVLSAVSGEGTLRQWPVGRF